The following proteins are co-located in the Microcystis wesenbergii NRERC-220 genome:
- a CDS encoding circadian clock protein KaiA — MPPRLTIYAFVPTDSPLTGVSSPPGLVNSLTALLANERYNLTLGSSSSELLANIEAQKEKIDCLLVVFHPSLQPTFNQLYEGGILLPVVIIVADKNITAETNDSPTCLYHSAELQITVKELDSITSVIDQAIARFLHLAPNCSFSERTTIVNQPNPVANNHSFLLLQQRRLAEKLKERLGYLGVYYKRNPQLFYRNLAPEEKKELLREVRADYREIILNYFLQDYPINQAIDELVNNVFFTDLSVSQILEIHIELMDEFSQQLKLEGRSEEILLDYRLALIDILAHLGEMYRRSIPREDIPDDLLLGID; from the coding sequence TTGCCTCCGAGACTGACTATTTATGCTTTTGTCCCAACGGACTCACCCTTGACGGGAGTGAGTTCACCCCCGGGGCTGGTTAATTCTTTGACGGCTTTATTGGCTAATGAACGCTATAATCTAACCCTAGGGTCGTCTTCTAGCGAATTACTGGCTAATATCGAGGCACAGAAGGAAAAAATCGATTGTTTGCTGGTGGTCTTTCATCCTTCCCTACAGCCGACTTTTAATCAACTCTACGAAGGGGGGATTTTACTGCCAGTAGTGATCATTGTCGCTGACAAGAACATCACTGCCGAGACGAATGACTCTCCCACCTGTCTCTATCATAGTGCCGAATTACAAATTACCGTCAAGGAATTAGACAGCATCACCTCCGTCATCGACCAAGCGATCGCTAGATTTCTCCATTTAGCTCCTAATTGCTCTTTTTCCGAGCGTACTACGATTGTTAACCAACCGAATCCCGTGGCAAATAATCACAGTTTTCTCCTCCTACAACAGCGCCGTTTAGCAGAAAAATTAAAAGAAAGACTCGGCTATTTAGGTGTTTACTACAAACGCAACCCGCAGCTATTTTATCGCAATCTTGCCCCGGAGGAAAAAAAAGAATTACTGCGGGAAGTAAGAGCAGATTATCGGGAGATTATTTTAAATTACTTCCTACAGGATTATCCGATTAATCAAGCGATCGATGAGTTGGTTAATAATGTCTTTTTTACCGATCTCTCAGTGTCGCAAATTCTGGAAATTCATATAGAGTTAATGGATGAATTTTCCCAACAATTAAAATTAGAAGGCAGAAGTGAGGAAATTCTCCTAGATTATCGTCTCGCTCTCATTGATATCCTTGCTCACTTGGGGGAAATGTACCGTCGTTCCATACCTCGCGAGGATATCCCTGATGATTTATTATTGGGAATAGACTAA